The following are encoded together in the Fusarium keratoplasticum isolate Fu6.1 chromosome 1, whole genome shotgun sequence genome:
- a CDS encoding MFS domain-containing protein, with translation MAGTDADAAPPATKPHKQPSSNGIGHHEVEEGVGEINESSVAKPGYLDKQQHAMYVEALAQYPTDDDIDPEKEKRVLRKIDMRIIPLLGICYFFYYVDKTTLSYAAIFGLKEDLNLQGDEYSWLSSSFYFGWLLWAIPSNLLMQRSPPAYYLAFNIFMWGALLMAQAAAHNFGGLLALRVLSGAFEAIADPAFMLITSMYYTRAEQPSRIAAWYAFNGVGVAGGGLIGYGIGNIKGALQSWRYEFLVVGAFCAAWAITLLFMLPNSPRTIWGFSHDEKLIMIARIRRNQTGIEQRKINWGQVKEAYLDYKTWLFTLLGFVSNIPSGGISNFSTLVIRGLGFDTLHTALLGIPQGVFVIIWIGLGALANRYMPPNSRTLVCAIFMLPTIAGALGFLLAPTDAYVGRLICFYLTGSYQASFVICLSLITSNTGGQSKKMIVSGMIWFGACIGNIASPFFYRSEQAPSYHLGIGSLLVSNCIELALFFVFRYSFMWENKRKERQREALRVAGDGTTDELNATAFNDLTDKENPNFVYVY, from the exons ATGGCCGGCACCGACGCCGATGCCGCCCCGCCGGCGACCAAGCCCCATAAGCAACCTTCAAGCAACGGCATCGGCCACCATGAAGTCGAAGAGGGTGTCGGAGAGATCAACGAGAGTTCTGTAGCGAAGCCCGGGTATCTTGACAAGCAACAGCACGCGATGTACGTCGAGGCGCTTGCCCAGTACCCtaccgacgacgacatcgatccggagaaggagaagagggtcCTGAGGAAGATTGATATGAGGATAATTCCTCTACTAGGCATCTGCTACTTCTTTTACTACGTGGATAAGACCACTCT CTCATACGCCGCCATCTTCGGTCTCAAGGAGGACCTCAACCTTCAAGGTGATGAGTACTCGTGGCTCTCAAGTAGCTTCTACTTCGGTTGGCTGCTCTGGGCCATCCCGTCCAACCTCCTCATGCAGCGCAGTCCACCAGCATACTACCTCGccttcaacatcttcatGTGGGGGGCTCTCCTCATGGCTCAGGCCGCGGCGCACAACTTCGGTGGCCTCCTCGCTCTTCGCGTCCTGTCGGGAGCCTTTGAGGCCATTGCCGACCCGGCTTTCATGCTCATCACATCGATGTACTATACCCGTGCTGAGCAGCCGAGCCGCATCGCAGCTTGGTATGCCTTTAATGGTGTCGGTGTTGCGGGTGGAGGCTTGATCG GATATGGTATCGGCAACATCAAGGGAGCTCTTCAGTCCTGGCGCTACGAGTTCCTCGTGGTCGGCGCCTTTTGCGCAGCCTGGGCCATCACCCTGCTGTTTATGCTACCAAATTCCCCCAGGACCATCTGGGGTTTTAGTCACGATGAGAAACTTATCATGATTGCACGTATCCGTCGCAATCAGACGGGTATCGAACAGCGCAAGATCAATTGgggccaggtcaaggaggctTACCTCGACTACAAGACATGGCTCTTCACTCTCCTTGGATTCGTGTCCAACATCCCCAGCGGCGGCATCTCCAACTTCTCGACGCTCGTCATCAGGGGTCTTGGCTTTGACACGCTCCATACTGCCCTCCTGGGCATCCCTCAGGGCGTGTTCGTCATCATTTGGATCGGCCTCGGCGCGCTGGCTAATAGATACATGCCGCCCAATAGTCGGACACTTGTCTGCGCCATCTTTATGCTCCCCACCATCGCTGGGGCGCTCGGCTTCCTCCTTGCTCCTACCGATGCCTACGTCGGTCGCTTGATCTGCTT TTACCTCACTGGCTCCTACCAGGCCTCGTTCGTCATCTGCCTCTCTCTTATCACCTCCAACACGGGCGGGCAGTCGAAAAAGATGATCGTGTCGGGTATGATCTGGTTCGGCGCCTGCATCGGCAACATTGCCAGCCCCTTTTTCTACCGCTCCGAGCAAGCTCCCTCTTACCACCTAGGCATTGGCTCGCTTCTCGTCTCCAACTGCATTGAACTCGCCCTCTTTTTCGTCTTCCGCTATTCGTTCATGTGGGAGAACAAGCGCAAGGAGAGGCAACGTGAGGCCCTCCGGGTGGCGGGTGACGGCACGACTGATGAGCTGAACGCGACCGCGTTCAATGACCTAACAGATAAGGAGAACCCCAACTTTGTGTACGTGTATTAG